The Clupea harengus chromosome 13, Ch_v2.0.2, whole genome shotgun sequence DNA window CGGCCGGGCACTCAGCCGATCCGACTCCACCGTCTTTGACGAGGACAAGCCCATCGCGGCCAGCGGCGCCTACGACCTCGACCGCCTGCTGAGGAACGCCGCTTCGTCCAACTCTGCTTCTGGATCGTCAGACCGGAACTCGCTGACCCGCTCGCTGAGCCTCCAGGCGGGAGAGCTCGACCAGATCCCGGGCCCCAGTGATAAATCCGTATCTGGTTCCGATAAGCTTCTGAACCAGCGGGTCGAGGCCTTCAGCGTTGGCACCGAGAGCTTCAGCGCGGGCACAGAGAGCGCCCCTGGAACCTTGCGCCGCGCCAAGAAGCCCCGCCCGGCCTCCCTGAAGAAGAAACCCGTCTCCAGGCAGAACTCCAACCCAGAGAGCACTTCGCCCAAGTCTGTTTCATCCAGCAGCACCCCAGAGGCCAAGAAGAAGGCCGAGCCCCGAGCGGAGAGCCCCCTACAGGCCACCGAAGAGCAGGGCGGCCCCTCAGCCACTCCGAGCCCTGCGGGAACCCTCCGGAGGAGCCGGGTCAAACCACGAGTGGATAGCCCTCCGCCCCTGGCAGAGGAGACCACCCCATTCAGCCCTCCGCCCCTGGCAGAGGAGACCACCCCACCCAGCCCTCCGCCCCTGGCAAAGGAGACCAGCCCACCCAGCCCTCCGCCCCTGGCAAAGGAGACCACCCCACCCAGACCTGCTCCAGCTGCTGTGGCTGCCCCGATCGCCCTCTGCCCAGAGGAAACTCCGCTGCCTGCCCCCACGTCCGCTCCGGTCCCCGACGAAGAGTCACCCATCCCGCCCTCGGGATCCTACAAATGGGACCCCGACAACTTTGAAGACATCGACCCATTCAATACCGGCGGCAGCAAAGTTGCCAATTCGCCCGTGCTCTCCAGGAAGACCGGCGGAGACTTCGGCTCAGCAGGAGACCCGGCTAAGAAGCCTGGACCTGCTGCCACTACCACTGCTGCTCCGGTGGTCCCGGCGGTCCCGGCGGTCCCGGCAGAGGCGGCCCCCATCTCCGAGCCAGCGGAGGCTGTGAGTGCCGAGGAGCAGCCGCTGAACGCCAAGCGCCAACCCGTCAGGCTGGAGTTCGACTACtcggaggagagtggagagactcCCCGCGACACCACCCCGCCGCCCAAGAAGCTGGGGAAGAAGCCCGGGTCCAAGATGCCGCTCCGCAAGCCCAAGTTCGGCCTGAGgaaggccccccccccgccaccgcAGCTCGAGCAGCTGGACAACGCTCCCGCCCCTCCGCCCAACGTCGATGACATTCCCATTCCCAAAGGAAGCTACTGCTTTGACCCCAATAAGTGGGAGGATCCGAACTTCAACCCATTCTCGTCGAATGCCGGTGTTCCGAACTCCCCTAGCATCTCCTCGGGCGGGTACACTTTCGATCCGGACTCTTTCACCGACTCCTCCGTCGATCCTTTCCAGTCCACCAACAAGATGGCCAACTCGCCACCCAAGGCCTCCTCGTTTGAGGTGTCCGCTAATGACAACGAAAACGACAACGACAATGTTGGGGAGATGGAGGATCAAAACCAGAACAAACTagcgaagaagaagaagccagTCAAGTCGTAAGTCTACAGTCAAGTTTAcagaccgcacacacacacaaacacatacacacacactgaagcacacaagcacacacttaagcacacacacacactcaagcacacacacacacacacacacacaaacacacacacacttaagcaaacgcacgcacacacacacacacacacacacttttacatttacGGCACCTGTACACATTTTTGTAGTTGTGAcagtgagagtaagtgtgtttctttgtttgttgtgtgtgtgtgtgtgtgtgtgtgtgtgagtgtgtgtttgtcctgctgTAAGAGTCTGTATTTGGTCTTCTCTTGCATGCTGCTGTTCTCTGTCCGTCCCCCTgtcacctctctgtctgtctctgcttctgTGTCACAGAAAGGGCGACAgtttttcctctctgtgttgtctgttgtAAGTAGAAGACATTCAGATTCATTCAGACAtgtctcacattcacacacagacatgtctcacattcactcacagacatgtctcacattcactcacagtATTCACCAGCACACCACATCTGCTTCCTGTCCTGGACTGCCTAACAAAAGCACAGCATCTTAACCTCATTTttcagaaataaaaaacaaataaacacattactTTTATCAACTACCAGCCTCTAGCCCAGTGTACCTGAAAGACAGATATGTCCCTCAGTGGCAGTCAAGGCACAGTGTCCGACTCTCCGTAAACCACTTCATTCTAGTACACAGTATTCCTGTACACAGGACAGTATTTTTCTCTGGTAAGATTCCAGATGATGTATATAAGTAATGTAaacaacatacagtaccagtcaaaagtgttttctttacttttattattttctacattgtagattgaTACTGAAGAAATTTAAACTACgaaggaacacatatggaatgatgtactaaacaaaacaattgttatctaccatgtagaaaataataaaagtaaagaaaaaacttctccaaaaatgagaaggtgtgtccaaacttttgactggtactgtatacgAAGACAAACTAAATGATCATCAGCACCCCTAATTTACTATAGGTACTTTGGGGTCTCTGAGGACGAGGACTATTTAGTCTCTTTGTGTCTTCCAAGAGGTAGTACCATGGGTGAGGTGATGTGcctcagatgacacacacatgctgctcgCTGCAGGTTCCAAGAGCGTATGAAGGGCTTATTAGAAATCCGTTTGAACAAGATAAGAACTGAAGAGCTTATTTAGTAGACGACATTTTGATTATTACGACATTTTGATTATTACGACATTTTACAATTGACATTTTGTTGAGTCACGCGTGGACAGCTTTAGTGTTTTTGTAATCCCTTAAAACTAATCCATCTCACATTCAGTCAAGTTATGTCCTACTGATAAAGTATGCCATTAATACATTTATAAGCCTATTTGTTCTCACACAAAATACACCCCTCACTTCACAGACAACCCTATTCACTTCTATTAACACTGTTTAAACACTAAAGAGAATTTGAACCTCAATACGCCACACATTTTCTGAATACATGCACAATACCTGGCCTTACTAGGGATCGGGTGAGTGTGTCCTGTCATTTTAACATTTAACGTTGCTGAGTTTGTGGCCTTAACGGTGCTCAGTGACTGATAACAAATAGCAAACAGACCCATGAGGAATGAATCCATCATCTGTTGTTCCCTTTCCACCCCCATCTGTATATGCAGTCTGTATAAGATGCAGTCTGTGCCCGTGAGTGGGCGCATATAGTCTGTGCCCGTGGGTGGGCATATAGTCAGTCTGTGCCCGTGAGTGGGCATATAGTCTGTGCCCATTAATAGGCATATAGTCTGTGCCCGTGTGTGCCCGTGTGAGTGGGCATATAGTCTGTGCCCGTGTGAGTGGGCTCATAGTCTGTGCCCGTGTGAGTGGGCATATAGTCTGTGCCCATTAATAGGCATATAGTCTGTGCCCATGAGTGGGCATATAGTCTGTGCCCGTGTGAGTGGGCATATAGTCTGTGCCCGTGTGAGTGGGCATATAGTCTGTGCCCGTGAGTGGGCTCATAGGCCGCTGTGAAACCCGACTGTTTCCTTTATTCCGTCTCCTTCGTGTCTTACAGCAACACGTTCAGAGTGAAGAGGTCACCCAAGAGGTCACCCATGCCTGATCCAGCGACCCAGGTAAGAGCTCACACTAAAGCATGCGTGTACAGTTCACAGTGTATGAACACCACCATCACAAATGTGAATctacacaaccatacacaaacacacatacacacaacacacatacacacaacacacatacacacaacacacatacacacaacacacatacacacaacacaacacaacacacatacacacacacacacacacacagacacccacccacccacacaacacacatacacacaacacacatacacacacacacacacacagacacccacccacccacacaacacacatacacacacacacacacacagacacccacccacccacacaacacacatacacacacacacacacagacacccacccacacacacacacacacatacaccacacacacaccacacaagtccacacacactttcacatgtaGACAGAAAGCCCATGGGTCTCTACTCAGGGTGGATTTGTGTTCTCTCTTCACGGTCACCTCATATCATAAcagtgttgtcctgtgtgtacGTCGCatgcctccccctccccctcccccactcgcATCACCCTGAGCAGGATCCGCTGGATCTGGACTCCCCTGACCCCCCTCCCGCCCCCTCGCAGGACCACGCCACCGACGAGGAGAAGCTGGCctcctccaccaatcagaagtgGGTCGCCCGCCACGACGTGGAGGCGGAGCTGACCGCTGACATCCAGGACTACCCGCAGCCCTCTGACCTGACGGCGTTCGTCAATGAgagcaatggtgtgtgtgtgtgtgtgtgtgtgtgtgtgtgtgtgtatgtgttatctgtatatgtgtgacaGACTGAGACAGACTCTGTAGTTGCATTTTGCAGTCTATATGCAACAGTAGCCAGCAGttctgtgcagtgagtaaacctcactccccgacaccttaagagacgtaCCTGAGATCGCGAATTAGAGCTTGTCTTCACAATgcaggtttcacacacacacacacacacacacacacacacacacaaattcaaaagTAGTAATTTAAATTTCTGAAGAATGAAATCagcctcttcctgtctttcggctcttctgagaaacacactgagGTGCAGCACATGTTCTATGGTCACCCAGTATTCCTCAATGGATGCATCACCACACATGATCTATTTCTATGGTCACCCAGTATTCCTCAATGGATGCTGTAGGTAAGGGATccgtatttccgctgggatcgGTATTAAAACCGGAAGTGAGTATGTTATTCCGACAAGTGATCACACCCGTTGTTTAAAATATGCGAATGTCAGCGCATTTGATTCTAGAAGAAAAGCCTGTGGTAACAGCAAGTAACGAACTGGTCAGTTGGAGAGCAACTGgatagctaacaagctagctagacCTAGAGTTTAGCGGTGATGTGCTCTGATTGCAAAAACAAGATGCAGACTatcaaattcatttttacaCATGTAAATAATGATAAAGTCTTCTTATCAGTGCTATTCAGTACACCACATACTGCAGCAaattacaaatgcatacattaaacTGAATGAAGTACTCACTTCCGGTTTTAATACcgatcccagcggaaatacggAGCTCTTACCTACAGATGCATCACCACACATGTTCTATGGTCACCCAGTATTCCTCAATGGATGCATCACCACACATGAGGTCAGCTGACCAGAGACCAGTACTATAATTAACAAAAACGACGGATCGATGCTCCGCCACTGGCCAATGatgagctctgtgattggctctgaCCGTCAGGACTGGGGGAACTGGGTCACAGTTAACATTGCCAGTAAGGATACTGCTGCCATGGGTCTCTGACCAATGCAGAGGCATTGTGCAGGATCGGGCTCAGGCTCGGGCTCAGTCTCAagctcagtctcagtctcagtgaaGGCTCAGGGTCAGGCTCAGGGTGAGgctcagggtcagggtcaggctCAGGGTCAGGCAGGTCATTATATTCGTGCCACTCTGATGGCTCATAATAGAtccactacatacacacagagagagagagagagtttgtgccCCACTAGGGGACGAATGAGTATGaatggatctttttttttttttttaaaccatctgctttgctctgtctttcttttactcttctcttattctgtgtgtcatttctctcctctgcagcGACGGACTATGAGATTGAATACATGGAGAAGATCGGCTCCGGCACGCCGGTGAGTatggatgaggtgtgtgtgtgtgtgtgtgtgtgtgtgtatcatctgCTTTGTGCCTAGATAAGTGTAGCGCCTAGATAAGTGTAGCTAACCTGAGTTCTTTTAACTCAATACATTATCTCTAACTTATAAATGTATGCCTGATTTGTCTCTACTGTTGGCGTATTGATTATTATGTAACAAAGATATTATCAATGCTAGACAATCCCTCACCTGTTCACACCAGAGTTATATATTGGCACTAAATacctaaatatatatacaaaacatGGGACTAATACAAATAATTAGTTAGGGAGTCTGTTTTGTTACTgattgtgtttgcatttgggtgtgtgtgacctctgtgtggtgtgtgtttgtgtacataatGTGCTGACAAAGCAGATGTGTGAGCTGACACAGTGATTACACCCGTGCAGTATAGGACACTGGATCCCTTCATACACAGTGAgaatatgctgtgtgtgtgtgtctgtcttccctCTAGCCTCTGTCCTCTAAGAAGCCCACCCTCTACCTAAAGCTGGACTCCGTGTCGGACAGCCCAGACAAGAGCTCTGACATGCAAGGATCTGAACCGAGTTCCCCCTGCACagggtacaaacacacacacacacacacacacacaccctcaccaatCACCGAGCATACAGTCTGCCCATACGGTATTTGCCACATACTGTGTGCAGAAAATACTTTACACTTTGTAAGTTTTCCCTCTGGTttgctttctttccctctttcttccccctctatacatatatcatacacacatacacacacacacacacacacacacacacacacatatatctcacacatacacacacatatatcacatgcatacacacactcacacacaggagcttTGAGGAGATGGAGGCCCATATCACGGCCGGCTCCAGGTCCCCAGTGATGCCTACGCCTCGCACAGCCCCTGAGGGCGCAGCCAATGAGAAGAgccgcaagagagagagcgagtcgcacacacaccctgcggAGCGGGATGGAGTGGTGAGTACCTGTCCCTTAGAACCAACTGGTGGCCTCCTCAAGTCCACTGTCTCCTCTGAGTCTCAGTCCTGTCTGACACAAGAGCACACCTCACAAATCACACAGGGAAGTAAGTCGCAGACACAGAGAATAAGTGGAGCCGTCCATTTTAATTACTGGTCCTCAGATCGCTCCAATGCTTGCATTGTCCCCTTAAAAAACATGCGCTTTTAATTATGACCACTAGAGGGTGACCGAGAGCCTAGTAAAACTAGTGGCTATAGCATTAGCTTTAGCTTACCTGCTCCACATCAACCTTACCACCTTGTCCCCCGTCTACACAACTAAACTCAGTAGGCCAGCGTATAACTGCAAACACTGGCCTTAAGAACAGTCATTAGGCTACTGAAGGATCCCCGTGCAAAACTCTGACCAGccgctttgctttgctttgctttgctgatccccactcctccactcctcctcctcctcctcctcctcctctgggcctGTCAGCAGCCCCCTGCGCAGGTCCCTGCTGACTCCCCAGACCTCCCCCTCTTAGACAGGCTGGCTGAATCAGGCGACCAGCTCAGCTATATGGAGCCTGACCTGGCCGAGACCAACCCCATCGCCTTCGCCCAAAAACTCCAGGTGTGTAGAGAACGGCCTGCCTAAAAGAATGAAGCCCCCCTCTTctcccaaccacccccccccaactaCCTCTCCCCCCCCAAGCCCCTGGTTGCCGTGGTGATGGTTCCTTGTGTGCTTTTGACGCTGTGTGGAAGGGTTGTTTTCtttcatatctttttttttttctgcccatctgtcttctctctcctttgcctTTGCTTCGGACGTTTTAAAAAtcatatttctgcttttgtgtgAAGCCATTGACAGCTCTGTTTCCATGTTTCATCAGTGTGGCACCAGTTTGCCAAACTGTCTTGACTGAAATAGATTTTCAGATGACTTGAGCTCTCTGTCAGGTCAGCTGCTTTAGGCAATCAGGCCTGGCCAATCAGCTCTGGCCAATCAGCCCTGGCCAATCAGCTCTGGCCAATCAGCTCTGGCCAAGAGTCCCATTCAGAGCTGGCAGCCACCATGTCCCGCCTCTGCTTCAGAAGctgtaaattattatttttacatGGACAGTGGAAACAGAGCGATTATGTGTTTCTTTGCAAATTAGtcactatctgtgtgtgtgtgtgtgtgtgtgtgtgtgtgtgtgtgtgtgtgtgtgtgtgtgtgtgtgtgtgtgtgtgtgtgagagagaggccaagagagaggtagagtgtgtgtgtgtgtgtgtgtgtgtgtgagagagagaggtagagtgtgtgtgtgtgtctatgtttgtccTTGTTTGTACCTGTCCACTTTTTCTGCGAGGTGTCGATGTCTGGGTGAAGTGTGTGCTCTAACCCCTCTTTCCCGTCgccaccctcccccccacctcctcttcccctcctggGCCTccgcccccttccccctccctgttccgtcctcctcctctcctcctcctcctcctcctcccccctcccccccctcccccctccctttcctcctcctcctcctct harbors:
- the tacc2 gene encoding transforming acidic coiled-coil-containing protein 2 isoform X6, whose amino-acid sequence is MQFCREYFCQPCSSALKSPEEDMEYGMGSCIGVARSQAEVHTERSAAEKRESRAESGAVHTSLPAAHGQDAQGSPSPRLPRSAEDEERWGCRAEDREELEFPHDLLPSTDLSTELNLSWGTSLGPIQSIDSPEGELEFRTPTEEIVPPVEEQAEDDVHSDSRSSSPPPLVERNDPVPSSPKPPADHHAFPPALPAHLFRDAAEFPTPPPTPPERNAPASEPVSPPPASPPPAAPEAPRTPPPPPPLPPAQDQEEALHTPPQPPSSPPAEPEAPHTPPPPPSSPPADPEAPRTPPPPPPPPPAQDQDQEEALHIPPLVRSSDSDGAFETPESTTPVKVASPLLPPPEGEPFSQPLLSEDTGFGSGSASAADITLTEAVTEAVTQDSAGRALSRSDSTVFDEDKPIAASGAYDLDRLLRNAASSNSASGSSDRNSLTRSLSLQAGELDQIPGPSDKSVSGSDKLLNQRVEAFSVGTESFSAGTESAPGTLRRAKKPRPASLKKKPVSRQNSNPESTSPKSVSSSSTPEAKKKAEPRAESPLQATEEQGGPSATPSPAGTLRRSRVKPRVDSPPPLAEETTPFSPPPLAEETTPPSPPPLAKETSPPSPPPLAKETTPPRPAPAAVAAPIALCPEETPLPAPTSAPVPDEESPIPPSGSYKWDPDNFEDIDPFNTGGSKVANSPVLSRKTGGDFGSAGDPAKKPGPAATTTAAPVVPAVPAVPAEAAPISEPAEAVSAEEQPLNAKRQPVRLEFDYSEESGETPRDTTPPPKKLGKKPGSKMPLRKPKFGLRKAPPPPPQLEQLDNAPAPPPNVDDIPIPKGSYCFDPNKWEDPNFNPFSSNAGVPNSPSISSGGYTFDPDSFTDSSVDPFQSTNKMANSPPKASSFEVSANDNENDNDNVGEMEDQNQNKLAKKKKPVKSNTFRVKRSPKRSPMPDPATQDHATDEEKLASSTNQKWVARHDVEAELTADIQDYPQPSDLTAFVNESNATDYEIEYMEKIGSGTPPLSSKKPTLYLKLDSVSDSPDKSSDMQGSEPSSPCTGSFEEMEAHITAGSRSPVMPTPRTAPEGAANEKSRKRESESHTHPAERDGVQPPAQVPADSPDLPLLDRLAESGDQLSYMEPDLAETNPIAFAQKLQEELVLAALRMEALQVAKCISQSPSLANVSPKQSRLKKPSTRWWNRSGSPAAKREVLSPAESAVSKTSLYARPGCCEGESPYLPRDLDHSLGIARDEIVAKEKEVLDWKRKYEESRQDVVEMRRIVSEYEKTIAQMIGLPEDDQRDKSLSQHTIQQLIIEKDQALSDLNSVEKSLADLFRRYEKLKDVLEGFRKNEEVLKKCAQEYLSRVRKEEQRYQALKIHAEEKLDKANSDIAQVRAKAKQEQAAYQATLRKEQMKVDSLESTLEQKNREIEELTKICDELISKMGKS
- the tacc2 gene encoding transforming acidic coiled-coil-containing protein 2 isoform X13; the protein is MVTAPDPRVPLAGPEPVCPPAESCGGTDWLRALRDAAAQQSQGRAEQDHTTGHSDKSTGIRPIQSIDSPEGELEFRTPTEEIVPPVEEQAEDDVHSDSRSSSPPPLVERNDPVPSSPKPPADHHAFPPALPAHLFRDAAEFPTPPPTPPERNAPASEPVSPPPASPPPAAPEAPRTPPPPPPLPPAQDQEEALHTPPQPPSSPPAEPEAPHTPPPPPSSPPADPEAPRTPPPPPPPPPAQDQDQEEALHIPPLVRSSDSDGAFETPESTTPVKVASPLLPPPEGEPFSQPLLSEDTGFGSGSASAADITLTEAVTEAVTQDSAGRALSRSDSTVFDEDKPIAASGAYDLDRLLRNAASSNSASGSSDRNSLTRSLSLQAGELDQIPGPSDKSVSGSDKLLNQRVEAFSVGTESFSAGTESAPGTLRRAKKPRPASLKKKPVSRQNSNPESTSPKSVSSSSTPEAKKKAEPRAESPLQATEEQGGPSATPSPAGTLRRSRVKPRVDSPPPLAEETTPFSPPPLAEETTPPSPPPLAKETSPPSPPPLAKETTPPRPAPAAVAAPIALCPEETPLPAPTSAPVPDEESPIPPSGSYKWDPDNFEDIDPFNTGGSKVANSPVLSRKTGGDFGSAGDPAKKPGPAATTTAAPVVPAVPAVPAEAAPISEPAEAVSAEEQPLNAKRQPVRLEFDYSEESGETPRDTTPPPKKLGKKPGSKMPLRKPKFGLRKAPPPPPQLEQLDNAPAPPPNVDDIPIPKGSYCFDPNKWEDPNFNPFSSNAGVPNSPSISSGGYTFDPDSFTDSSVDPFQSTNKMANSPPKASSFEVSANDNENDNDNVGEMEDQNQNKLAKKKKPVKSNTFRVKRSPKRSPMPDPATQDPLDLDSPDPPPAPSQDHATDEEKLASSTNQKWVARHDVEAELTADIQDYPQPSDLTAFVNESNATDYEIEYMEKIGSGTPPLSSKKPTLYLKLDSVSDSPDKSSDMQGSEPSSPCTGSFEEMEAHITAGSRSPVMPTPRTAPEGAANEKSRKRESESHTHPAERDGVQPPAQVPADSPDLPLLDRLAESGDQLSYMEPDLAETNPIAFAQKLQEELVLAALRMEALQVAKCISQSPSLANVSPKQSRLKKPSTRWWNRSGSPAAKREVLSPAESAVSKTSLYARPGCCEGESPYLPRDLDHSLGIARDEIVAKEKEVLDWKRKYEESRQDVVEMRRIVSEYEKTIAQMIGLPEDDQRDKSLSQHTIQQLIIEKDQALSDLNSVEKSLADLFRRYEKLKDVLEGFRKNEEVLKKCAQEYLSRVRKEEQRYQALKIHAEEKLDKANSDIAQVRAKAKQEQAAYQATLRKEQMKVDSLESTLEQKNREIEELTKICDELISKMGKS
- the tacc2 gene encoding transforming acidic coiled-coil-containing protein 2 isoform X7, encoding MQFCREYFCQPCSSALKSPEEDMEYGMGSCIGVARSQAEVHTERSAAEKRESRAESGAVHTSLPAAHGQDAQGSPSPRLPRSAEDEERWGCRAEDREELEFPHDLLPSTDLSTELNLSWGTSLGPIQSIDSPEGELEFRTPTEEIVPPVEEQAEDDVHSDSRSSSPPPLVERNDPVPSSPKPPADHHAFPPALPAHLFRDAAEFPTPPPTPPERNAPASEPVSPPPASPPPAAPEAPRTPPPPPPLPPAQDQEEALHTPPQPPSSPPAEPEAPHTPPPPPSSPPADPEAPRTPPPPPPPPPAQDQDQEEALHIPPLVRSSDSDGAFETPESTTPVKVASPLLPPPEGEPFSQPLLSEDTGFGSGSASAADITLTEAVTEAVTQDSAGRALSRSDSTVFDEDKPIAASGAYDLDRLLRNAASSNSASGSSDRNSLTRSLSLQAGELDQIPGPSDKSVSGSDKLLNQRVEAFSVGTESFSAGTESAPGTLRRAKKPRPASLKKKPVSRQNSNPESTSPKSVSSSSTPEAKKKAEPRAESPLQATEEQGGPSATPSPAGTLRRSRVKPRVDSPPPLAEETTPFSPPPLAEETTPPSPPPLAKETSPPSPPPLAKETTPPRPAPAAVAAPIALCPEETPLPAPTSAPVPDEESPIPPSGSYKWDPDNFEDIDPFNTGGSKVANSPVLSRKTGGDFGSAGDPAKKPGPAATTTAAPVVPAVPAVPAEAAPISEPAEAVSAEEQPLNAKRQPVRLEFDYSEESGETPRDTTPPPKKLGKKPGSKMPLRKPKFGLRKAPPPPPQLEQLDNAPAPPPNVDDIPIPKGSYCFDPNKWEDPNFNPFSSNAGVPNSPSISSGGYTFDPDSFTDSSVDPFQSTNKMANSPPKASSFEVSANDNENDNDNVGEMEDQNQNKLAKKKKPVKSNTFRVKRSPKRSPMPDPATQDPLDLDSPDPPPAPSQDHATDEEKLASSTNQKWVARHDVEAELTADIQDYPQPSDLTAFVNESNATDYEIEYMEKIGSGTPPLSSKKPTLYLKLDSVSDSPDKSSDMQGSEPSSPCTGSFEEMEAHITAGSRSPVMPTPRTAPEGAANEKSRKRESESHTHPAERDGVQPPAQVPADSPDLPLLDRLAESGDQLSYMEPDLAETNPIAFAQKLQEELVLAALRMEALQVAKCISQSPSLANVSPKQREVLSPAESAVSKTSLYARPGCCEGESPYLPRDLDHSLGIARDEIVAKEKEVLDWKRKYEESRQDVVEMRRIVSEYEKTIAQMIGLPEDDQRDKSLSQHTIQQLIIEKDQALSDLNSVEKSLADLFRRYEKLKDVLEGFRKNEEVLKKCAQEYLSRVRKEEQRYQALKIHAEEKLDKANSDIAQVRAKAKQEQAAYQATLRKEQMKVDSLESTLEQKNREIEELTKICDELISKMGKS
- the tacc2 gene encoding transforming acidic coiled-coil-containing protein 2 isoform X4, translating into MQFCREYFCQPCSSALKSPEEDMEYGMGSCIGVARSQAEVHTERSAAEKRESRAESGAVHTSLPAAHGQDAQGSPSPRLPRSAEDEERWGCRAEDREELEFPHDLLPSTDLSTELNLSWGTSLGPIQSIDSPEGELEFRTPTEEIVPPVEEQAEDDVHSDSRSSSPPPLVERNDPVPSSPKPPADHHAFPPALPAHLFRDAAEFPTPPPTPPERNAPASEPVSPPPASPPPAAPEAPRTPPPPPPLPPAQDQEEALHTPPQPPSSPPAEPEAPHTPPPPPSSPPADPEAPRTPPPPPPPPPAQDQDQEEALHIPPLVRSSDSDGAFETPESTTPVKVASPLLPPPEGEPFSQPLLSEDTGFGSGSASAADITLTEAVTEAVTQDSAGRALSRSDSTVFDEDKPIAASGAYDLDRLLRNAASSNSASGSSDRNSLTRSLSLQAGELDQIPGPSDKSVSGSDKLLNQRVEAFSVGTESFSAGTESAPGTLRRAKKPRPASLKKKPVSRQNSNPESTSPKSVSSSSTPEAKKKAEPRAESPLQATEEQGGPSATPSPAGTLRRSRVKPRVDSPPPLAEETTPFSPPPLAEETTPPSPPPLAKETSPPSPPPLAKETTPPRPAPAAVAAPIALCPEETPLPAPTSAPVPDEESPIPPSGSYKWDPDNFEDIDPFNTGGSKVANSPVLSRKTGGDFGSAGDPAKKPGPAATTTAAPVVPAVPAVPAEAAPISEPAEAVSAEEQPLNAKRQPVRLEFDYSEESGETPRDTTPPPKKLGKKPGSKMPLRKPKFGLRKAPPPPPQLEQLDNAPAPPPNVDDIPIPKGSYCFDPNKWEDPNFNPFSSNAGVPNSPSISSGGYTFDPDSFTDSSVDPFQSTNKMANSPPKASSFEVSANDNENDNDNVGEMEDQNQNKLAKKKKPVKSNTFRVKRSPKRSPMPDPATQDPLDLDSPDPPPAPSQDHATDEEKLASSTNQKWVARHDVEAELTADIQDYPQPSDLTAFVNESNATDYEIEYMEKIGSGTPPLSSKKPTLYLKLDSVSDSPDKSSDMQGSEPSSPCTGSFEEMEAHITAGSRSPVMPTPRTAPEGAANEKSRKRESESHTHPAERDGVQPPAQVPADSPDLPLLDRLAESGDQLSYMEPDLAETNPIAFAQKLQEELVLAALRMEALQVAKCISQSPSLANVSPKQSRLKKPSTRWWNRSGSPAAKREVLSPAESAVSKTSLYARPGCCEGESPYLPRDLDHSLGIARDEIVAKEKEVLDWKRKYEESRQDVVEMRRIVSEYEKTIAQMIEDDQRDKSLSQHTIQQLIIEKDQALSDLNSVEKSLADLFRRYEKLKDVLEGFRKNEEVLKKCAQEYLSRVRKEEQRYQALKIHAEEKLDKANSDIAQVRAKAKQEQAAYQATLRKEQMKVDSLESTLEQKNREIEELTKICDELISKMGKS